One stretch of Hymenobacter sp. BRD128 DNA includes these proteins:
- a CDS encoding IS1182 family transposase, which produces MQGHKHFTDKASPQFRLSERVPSYNLYHRLRELLDWDFLYHETQPLYGPTGRPSLDPVVFFKLLLVGRLENIISDRRLVGQCALRLDILYFLGYEVDEDLPWHSTISRTRQRYPSSVFERLFDWVFAQCVAQGLVAGERQAVDSAPVKANASLDSLQEKRLAGEAAPGLRVVGKPVEVLSPTAVRSAPAHQLRREAARQAKRQQTPDHLGARHAQARLVSNKTHYSPTNPEARISVKPGKARALNYLCSLAVDTGHGLITHVQADLADSRDSLHLPRLLTGLQQRLRTHELTLRDLLADAGYANGSNYALLEQQRVTAWIPVFGQYKSVVEGFTYDAGTDSFTCLAAKTLSFKHYEISADGGWVKLYSAAYADCKQCPRKPTCIAKAKCKRLTRTIYDAAYQRAWQRQQSRRGQYLRRVRQSTVEPVFGTLLHHYGLRRLNPRGLASAHKTMLLTALAYNLKKLLTHRPRRTQRLAVALPLPRLPTADQPWAQAA; this is translated from the coding sequence ATGCAAGGCCACAAACACTTCACCGACAAAGCCAGTCCGCAGTTCCGTTTGTCCGAACGCGTGCCCAGTTACAATCTCTACCACCGGCTGCGTGAGCTGCTAGACTGGGACTTTCTCTATCACGAAACGCAGCCACTTTATGGCCCGACAGGGCGCCCTTCACTCGACCCAGTCGTGTTCTTTAAGCTGCTGCTTGTCGGCCGGTTAGAGAATATCATCAGTGACCGGCGCTTGGTCGGGCAGTGCGCCCTGCGCTTAGATATTCTCTATTTTCTAGGCTATGAAGTCGACGAAGATTTGCCCTGGCACTCCACCATCAGCCGCACACGCCAGCGCTATCCCTCGTCCGTGTTCGAGCGACTATTCGACTGGGTCTTTGCGCAGTGCGTCGCCCAAGGGCTCGTGGCAGGCGAACGTCAGGCCGTCGATTCGGCCCCCGTCAAAGCCAATGCCTCGCTCGATAGCTTGCAAGAGAAGCGCCTGGCTGGGGAGGCAGCCCCCGGCCTGCGGGTGGTCGGTAAACCGGTGGAGGTGCTCTCCCCAACTGCCGTGCGCTCGGCACCGGCCCACCAACTGCGCCGCGAGGCAGCCCGGCAGGCGAAGCGCCAGCAAACGCCTGACCACTTGGGCGCTCGCCACGCGCAAGCCCGACTGGTGAGCAACAAAACGCATTATAGCCCTACCAACCCCGAAGCCCGCATCTCGGTTAAACCTGGTAAAGCGCGGGCCCTCAACTATCTCTGTAGCCTGGCCGTGGACACGGGTCACGGCCTCATCACGCATGTGCAGGCTGATTTAGCTGATAGTCGTGACAGTCTGCACCTTCCCCGGCTGCTGACCGGCCTGCAGCAGCGCTTGCGCACCCACGAACTGACCCTACGCGACCTGCTGGCGGATGCTGGCTACGCCAACGGCTCTAATTATGCCCTTCTAGAGCAGCAGCGTGTCACGGCTTGGATACCCGTCTTTGGTCAGTATAAGTCAGTCGTAGAAGGCTTTACCTATGACGCGGGCACCGACAGCTTTACTTGCCTAGCCGCTAAAACGCTGTCCTTCAAACACTATGAGATATCGGCCGATGGGGGCTGGGTCAAACTGTACTCAGCCGCTTATGCCGACTGTAAGCAGTGCCCGCGTAAACCGACGTGTATCGCGAAGGCGAAGTGCAAACGCCTCACACGCACCATCTACGATGCGGCCTATCAACGCGCGTGGCAGCGCCAGCAGAGCCGCCGAGGGCAGTATCTGCGGCGGGTACGGCAAAGCACCGTCGAACCCGTCTTCGGCACGCTGCTTCATCATTATGGCTTGCGGCGGCTCAACCCGCGCGGACTAGCCAGTGCTCATAAGACGATGCTGCTCACAGCCTTGGCTTACAACCTGAAGAAGCTGCTCACGCATCGTCCCCGACGGACGCAACGGCTGGCCGTCGCCCTGCCGCTACCCCGCCTGCCAACTGCGGACCAGCCGTGGGCGCAAGCAGCCTGA
- a CDS encoding transposase translates to MQGHKQFIDKVVLRFQLSERVPKQNLYRRLGELLNGDFLSAQTQPFYSHTGQPSLDPVVFFKLMLVSRLENLVSDRRLIEHCSLRLDILYFLGYEVDEDLPWHSTISRTRQLYPAAVFEHLFEHVFAQCVAAGLVTGYTQAVDSAFVKANASLERLCEKQPTDAPTSVLHLSGELASDTPVARSAVPVSSPAHQLRRVATAHARYVRNESGPLGRNRPQARLLSNKTHYSPADPDARISVKPGKARALNCLCSMAVDEGHGVISHIQADFADQRDSTLLPSIVAPLQQRLLAQELPVREVAADTNYSNGVNYALDSRFR, encoded by the coding sequence ATGCAGGGCCACAAACAATTCATCGACAAAGTCGTGCTGCGCTTCCAGTTGTCGGAGCGCGTACCCAAACAGAATCTGTATCGCCGCTTGGGTGAGCTGCTCAACGGGGACTTTCTCTCTGCGCAGACGCAGCCCTTCTACAGCCACACGGGCCAGCCCTCGCTCGACCCCGTCGTCTTCTTTAAGTTGATGCTGGTCAGCCGACTGGAAAACCTGGTCAGCGACCGCCGCCTGATTGAGCACTGCAGCCTGCGGCTCGATATCCTCTATTTTCTGGGCTACGAGGTGGACGAGGACCTGCCCTGGCACTCGACCATTAGCCGTACGCGCCAGCTCTACCCCGCCGCCGTCTTCGAGCACCTGTTCGAGCACGTCTTTGCCCAGTGCGTAGCCGCTGGCCTGGTCACGGGCTACACCCAGGCCGTGGACTCGGCCTTCGTCAAGGCCAACGCCTCGCTCGAGCGCCTGTGCGAGAAGCAGCCCACCGACGCCCCTACCTCCGTTCTGCACCTGAGCGGCGAACTAGCCTCGGATACTCCCGTTGCCCGGTCGGCCGTACCGGTCTCCAGCCCGGCGCACCAGCTACGCCGGGTTGCCACTGCCCATGCCCGTTACGTGCGCAACGAGAGCGGTCCATTGGGCCGCAACCGTCCCCAAGCGCGCCTGCTGAGCAATAAGACGCATTACAGCCCAGCTGACCCCGACGCACGTATTTCGGTCAAACCGGGTAAAGCTCGGGCGCTCAATTGCCTGTGTAGCATGGCCGTGGATGAGGGGCACGGCGTTATCAGTCACATCCAGGCGGACTTCGCCGACCAGCGCGATAGCACGTTACTGCCGAGCATCGTCGCGCCGCTTCAGCAGCGCCTACTTGCGCAAGAGTTGCCGGTGCGGGAAGTAGCGGCCGATACCAACTACTCGAACGGGGTGAACTACGCCCTGGATTCCCGTTTTCGGTAG
- a CDS encoding transposase produces MKEHIRALLQRFQYSEQFKETAAFRVVFGGETLSQVMADLDIHNSYTLRNWVSLYQRKLQTGLFVSPPMTRTQKQDAHALQGFF; encoded by the coding sequence ATGAAAGAGCACATTCGCGCGCTACTGCAGCGCTTTCAGTACAGCGAGCAATTCAAAGAAACGGCCGCCTTCCGGGTGGTCTTCGGAGGCGAAACGTTGAGCCAGGTAATGGCCGACTTAGATATCCACAACAGCTATACGCTGCGCAACTGGGTGAGCCTTTACCAGCGCAAGCTCCAGACGGGCTTGTTCGTTAGCCCCCCTATGACGCGAACGCAAAAACAGGACGCACACGCCTTACAGGGGTTCTTTTAG
- a CDS encoding transposase, whose protein sequence is MEGFAYDKEADCFTCPAGKQLPFKSFDSDPDGRLSKRYSASSRDCRRCPRKPTCAPKSTKRKLTRTAYDAHYRRALARQQSRPGRRMRRLRQRTVEPVFGSLLQHYGLRRVNTRGRSSAHKTMLLTAIAFNLKKLLKYQSQQVLRLAIALPKPPAEQRLLSFWRTYYRQ, encoded by the coding sequence ATTGAGGGCTTCGCCTACGATAAAGAAGCCGATTGCTTTACGTGCCCAGCGGGCAAGCAACTGCCCTTTAAGAGTTTCGACTCCGACCCGGATGGCCGGCTCTCGAAGCGCTACAGTGCCTCCAGCCGCGATTGTCGACGCTGCCCGCGCAAGCCCACCTGTGCCCCAAAGAGTACGAAGCGCAAGCTTACGCGCACGGCCTACGACGCGCACTACCGCCGGGCGCTGGCCCGGCAGCAAAGTCGGCCAGGCCGGCGCATGCGTCGGCTGCGGCAGCGCACGGTGGAGCCCGTTTTTGGCAGCTTGCTCCAGCACTACGGGCTGCGCCGCGTCAACACGCGAGGCCGCAGTAGTGCGCATAAAACGATGCTGCTCACGGCCATTGCCTTCAACCTCAAGAAACTGCTCAAGTACCAGTCTCAACAGGTACTGCGCCTGGCCATCGCCCTGCCCAAGCCACCGGCTGAGCAGCGGCTTTTGTCCTTTTGGCGCACGTATTACCGTCAGTAG